A portion of the Cryptomeria japonica chromosome 5, Sugi_1.0, whole genome shotgun sequence genome contains these proteins:
- the LOC131051447 gene encoding UDP-glycosyltransferase 86A1-like, protein MGGNGNGKPLHALVIPYPTQGHVTPMMQLSKTLAAKGLIVTFVTTYHRHAEITQANSCSSDPVLLEANKLGLDIRSAQISDGLPLNFDRSLKFYDFMQSVDNMGEALEELMNDLNKKEPPISCVIADTILFWSLDVTKRFGIPWISFWTQPVAVYSIYHNFHLLRSHGHYPPKGIEELDDYIDYIPGVPNIQCKDLPSFLQLQDPNSDYVLDMLLKSYQSARRADWVLCNSFYELEAEAIKAMDAETPVMTVGPLLPSSYLDSHNPKDITVGTSFLTEYQPSEWLDSKPSESVIYVSFGSLVHVSKTQIEEIAMGLKESGQPFLWVLRPDIISSEISTCLPDGFMETCKSQGLVVPWLPQLQVLSHPSIGGFFTHCGWNSVTESIALGVPMLGFPLWTEQYTNCKLMVDEWKIGLRLRGGHRDDKVIHREEISRAIRTLVASEEGKEMKNRIMALRDSARSAMEAGGSSQNNIEAFIEDLKFTVHVGNGSQTN, encoded by the exons ATGGGTGGCAATGGCAATGGAAAGCCTCTTCATGCTCTGGTTATTCCATACCCAACTCAGGGCCATGTAACTCCCATGATGCAACTCTCAAAAACTCTGGCCGCAAAAGGTCTCATTGTCACATTTGTTACAACGTATCATAGGCATGCTGAAATCACTCAAGCAAATTCCTGTTCAAGTGACCCTGTTCTATTGGAAGCAAATAAACTGGGTCTAGATATTCGTTCTGCTCAAATCTCAGATGGTTTGCCCCTAAATTTTGACAGATCTCTCAAATTCTATGATTTTATGCAATCTGTTGATAACATGGGTGAAGCTCTAGAAGAGCTTATGAATGATCTGAACAAGAAAGAGCCCCCCATATCCTGTGTTATAGCTGATACAATTCTTTTCTGGTCACTAGATGTGACCAAGAGATTTGGGATTCCCTGGATTTCCTTTTGGACACAGCCTGTGGCTGTCTACTCAATCTACCACAACTTTCATCTGCTGAGGTCTCATGGTCATTACCCTCCTAAGGGCATTG AGGAGTTGGATGATTACATTGATTATATCCCTGGAGTTCCAAATATACAATGTAAAGACCTTCCATCATTTCTACAGCTTCAAGACCCCAATTCAGATTATGTGCTTGACATGCTCTTGAAGTCATATCAATCAGCTCGTCGAGCAGACTGGGTTCTCTGCAATTCTTTCTACGAGCTTGAAGCAGAGGCAATAAAAGCAATGGATGCAGAAACTCCAGTTATGACTGTGGGTCCTCTACTTCCAAGCAGTTATCTAGACAGCCATAATCCCAAGGACATAACAGTGGGGACAAGCTTCTTGACTGAATATCAGCCCTCAGAATGGCTTGACTCTAAACCTTCTGAATCAGTCATATATGTTTCCTTTGGTAGTTTAGTTCATGTATCCAAAACTCAGATAGAAGAGATAGCCATGGGACTGAAAGAAAGTGGGCAGCCTTTCCTGTGGGTGCTTCGTCCAGATATAATATCTTCTGAGATCTCCACCTGCCTACCAGATGGCTTCATGGAGACCTGCAAAAGCCAGGGGCTGGTTGTTCCATGGTTGCCTCAGCTACAG GTATTATCACACCCATCAATAGGTGGCTTCTTCACACATTGTGGATGGAACTCTGTTACTGAATCCATAGCTCTGGGTGTTCCAATGTTGGGTTTTCCTCTCTGGACAGAACAGTATACCAACTGCAAGCTCATGGTAGATGAATGGAAAATCGGGCTAAGATTGAGAGGTGGTCATAGAGATGATAAGGTGATTCACAGAGAAGAAATATCAAGGGCTATAAGAACATTGGTGGCAAGTGAAGAAGGAAAGGAGATGAAGAACCGGATCATGGCATTAAGAGATAGTGCAAGGAGTGCTATGGAGGCAGGAGGATCTTCTCAAAACAATATAGAGGCTTTCATTGAAGATTTAAAGTTCACTGTCCATGTAGGAAATGGAAGCCAGACTAATTGA